From a single Phacochoerus africanus isolate WHEZ1 chromosome 11, ROS_Pafr_v1, whole genome shotgun sequence genomic region:
- the LOC125112117 gene encoding formin-like protein 5 yields the protein MGLAFELVFDPKGRACQNAHHSAHRLGPTHPAAAPSGSGSAPPCPAPPRCLDLYPPLPRPASRSPPESPACSQRPRRRAALPARLARLRGTLPALASSPAAGTREDEPRSFGPPGPGRTGTARGAGVPESRQKYCESCCGHVLCRLTSGWGSWCCRATAWRPALVIPALQHLAQTLPQQAAVWKEMIRKVSVHGKRTHFKICLDASPLQVTGASGRNRGWFSVARA from the exons ATGGGGCTGGCG TTCGAGTTGGTTTTCGACCCCAAGGGGAGAGCCTGCCAGAACGCCCACCACTCAGCGCACCGGCTCGGTCCTACGCATCCTGCCGCCGCTCCTAGCGGCTCTGGCTCAGCaccgccctgccccgccccgccccgctgcTTAGACCTTTACCCGCCGCTGCCCAGGCCCGCGAGCCGGTCGCCGCCGGAGTCTCCCGCTTGCTCCCAGAGGCCCCGGCGCCGCGCGGCGCTTCCTGCCCGCCTCGCCCGCCTGCGCGGAACCCTGCCCGCCCTGGCATCCAGCCCCGCAGCGGGCACGCGCGAGGACGAACCCAGGAGCTTCGGGCCGCCGGGTCCTGGGAGGACGGGGACAGCGAGAGGAGCTGGTGTCCCGGAGAGCAG ACAGAAGTACTGTGAGTCATGCTGTGGGCATGTGCTCTGTCGTCTGACCTCAGGATGGGGCAGCTGGTGTTGCAGAGCCACAGCATGGAGACCTGCCCTGGTCATACCTGCCCTCCAGCACCTTGCACAGACCCTGCCACAGCAGGCGGCTGTGTGGAAGGAAATGATCAGGAAGGTCAGTGTCCATGGAAAGCGCACTCATTTCAAAATCTGCCTGGATGCCTCACCTCTGCAGGTTACTGGGGCCAGTGGAAGAAACCGCGGGTGGTTCTCCGTGGCAAGAGCATAG